One Pseudomonadota bacterium genomic window carries:
- a CDS encoding ATP-binding protein translates to MLLRRKKTQIIQALEAFPAVVLIGPRQCGKTTLAKTLSTRYYDLEIESERLRLDLDWHNLCNTNDLIVLDEAQTFAEIFPRLRAAIDLRRKVFGRFLILGSVAPALMQDVAESLAGRAALLELTPLSLGEVPYSETRALWRFGGFPDGGVLDAARYPLWQESYLQLIIQRDLPNLGLPAKPILTERMLKMIAALHGQEWNASKLGASLGINYQTVNSYLEYLHGAFLTRALVPFEVNVKKRLVKRPKVYLRDSGLLHALLGVGRGDDILSKPWVGASWEGFVIEQILAALDCSQGTPTPYFVRTSSGEEIDLVLQYRGQLWAFEIKLTGEPTREHAKALRTLAPALGADRRILVHGGVLYAKNERSEGSEGYDVMPLERCIQELSMR, encoded by the coding sequence ATGCTACTGCGTAGAAAGAAAACACAAATAATACAAGCACTTGAGGCATTTCCGGCGGTTGTGCTTATTGGTCCCAGGCAGTGTGGAAAGACCACTTTAGCGAAAACTCTCTCTACTAGGTACTACGACCTGGAGATTGAGAGTGAGAGACTAAGGCTAGACCTTGATTGGCACAATCTCTGCAACACCAATGATCTGATCGTATTGGATGAGGCGCAGACCTTTGCGGAGATCTTTCCAAGATTGCGAGCGGCAATTGATCTTCGTCGAAAAGTTTTTGGACGTTTTCTGATCCTTGGTTCAGTCGCCCCTGCACTGATGCAGGATGTTGCGGAGTCTTTGGCAGGGCGAGCCGCGCTACTTGAACTTACACCGCTCTCTCTCGGCGAGGTGCCGTATTCAGAGACCAGAGCGCTCTGGCGCTTTGGAGGATTTCCAGATGGTGGAGTGCTTGATGCGGCGCGTTACCCGCTCTGGCAAGAGAGCTATCTACAACTGATTATACAGCGAGATCTACCCAACCTCGGGTTACCAGCTAAACCGATCCTTACTGAACGGATGTTAAAGATGATCGCTGCGCTCCACGGACAGGAGTGGAATGCGTCGAAGCTAGGAGCTTCACTCGGCATTAACTATCAAACTGTGAACTCTTATCTTGAGTATCTTCATGGCGCGTTTCTTACTCGCGCACTTGTGCCATTTGAAGTGAACGTAAAAAAGCGCTTAGTTAAACGACCCAAGGTATATCTTCGCGATAGTGGGCTCTTGCATGCACTTCTTGGTGTTGGACGCGGCGATGATATTTTGAGTAAGCCGTGGGTTGGCGCGAGTTGGGAGGGGTTTGTGATTGAGCAGATCTTAGCGGCACTCGACTGCTCGCAAGGAACGCCCACACCATACTTCGTGCGAACTTCAAGTGGCGAGGAGATCGACTTAGTACTTCAGTATCGCGGCCAGCTTTGGGCCTTTGAAATTAAACTTACTGGAGAGCCTACAAGAGAGCACGCGAAGGCACTTCGTACGCTGGCCCCGGCGTTGGGCGCGGATCGGCGGATACTAGTCCACGGCGGCGTGCTATATGCTAAAAATGAAAGATCTGAAGGGTCTGAAGGATATGACGTGATGCCGCTTGAGAGGTGCATTCAGGAGTTGAGCATGAGGTAA